Proteins co-encoded in one Deinococcus planocerae genomic window:
- a CDS encoding diguanylate cyclase domain-containing protein translates to MPRRFLPSPGRPAWTAGGIAVALVAFGLAHQGWLLWGEPRHQTGWGNALYLPIMGLAAAMCAHAARRRRGARAGWAWLGVGLALNAAGEVIYAVLDARGLETFPSAADVAFLLLYPAWAHGLSLLTRQPGEPRQSVALTLDVLIGVSAALAFAWYAFLAPALLAPEHPVTARVVSAAYPLLDLVLLGWLLALLLRRGHLPPRDVLLAVGLGLWVTVDFAFLTLDARDAYFPGHPIDALWAWASVAFGLSAWVDARATATTRRLTLPRSVQMVVPYLALALAVGLNLATRPEATPAARGVTVATALVTLLVALRQLLALRENQRLTAALEASYGALAHAAHHDPLTGLPNRALFDLRLEEAAVGARREGRALALLFIDLDGFKAVNDALGHAAGDTLLVHVSGRLRAALREGDTVARLGGDEFAVILPDVTGPDEALLTARRAREAIETPLVLGEQVARVSASTGVSFSLGGGDLVALYREADEAMYHAKRGGKAREHLSTAPLPDSHLPGALPT, encoded by the coding sequence ATGCCGCGCCGCTTCCTCCCCTCCCCCGGACGACCCGCCTGGACGGCGGGCGGGATCGCCGTGGCGCTCGTCGCGTTCGGCCTCGCGCACCAGGGGTGGCTGCTCTGGGGAGAGCCGCGGCACCAGACCGGGTGGGGGAATGCGCTGTACCTGCCCATCATGGGGCTCGCGGCGGCGATGTGCGCCCACGCGGCGCGGCGGCGGCGCGGGGCGCGGGCGGGGTGGGCGTGGCTGGGGGTGGGGCTCGCCCTGAACGCGGCGGGGGAGGTGATCTACGCGGTGCTGGACGCGCGGGGGTTAGAGACCTTTCCCTCGGCGGCAGACGTGGCCTTCCTCCTGCTCTACCCCGCGTGGGCGCACGGGCTCTCGCTCCTGACGCGCCAGCCCGGCGAGCCCCGGCAGAGCGTCGCCCTCACGCTCGACGTGCTGATCGGCGTCAGCGCGGCCCTGGCCTTCGCGTGGTACGCCTTTCTCGCGCCCGCCCTGCTCGCGCCGGAGCACCCGGTGACGGCGCGCGTGGTGAGCGCGGCCTATCCCCTGCTCGACCTCGTGCTGCTGGGCTGGCTCCTCGCGCTGCTGCTGCGCCGGGGCCACCTCCCGCCGCGTGACGTGCTGCTCGCGGTGGGGCTGGGCCTGTGGGTGACGGTCGATTTCGCGTTCCTGACCCTGGACGCGCGGGACGCCTACTTTCCAGGCCACCCCATCGACGCCCTGTGGGCGTGGGCGAGCGTGGCCTTCGGGCTCTCGGCGTGGGTGGACGCCCGGGCCACGGCGACCACCCGGCGGCTCACGCTGCCGCGCTCCGTGCAGATGGTCGTGCCCTACCTGGCACTCGCCCTGGCGGTGGGGCTAAACCTCGCCACGCGCCCGGAGGCGACGCCCGCCGCCCGGGGCGTGACCGTCGCCACCGCCCTGGTGACGCTGCTGGTGGCCCTGCGGCAACTGCTCGCCCTGCGCGAGAACCAGCGCCTGACCGCCGCGCTGGAGGCGAGCTACGGGGCCCTGGCGCACGCCGCGCACCACGACCCGCTGACGGGCCTGCCCAACCGGGCGCTGTTCGACCTGCGCCTGGAGGAGGCCGCGGTGGGCGCCCGGCGCGAGGGCCGCGCGCTCGCCCTGCTGTTCATCGATCTCGACGGCTTCAAGGCGGTCAACGACGCGCTCGGGCACGCCGCCGGGGACACGCTGCTCGTCCACGTCTCGGGGCGGCTGCGCGCGGCGCTGCGCGAGGGGGACACGGTCGCCCGGCTCGGCGGCGACGAGTTCGCGGTGATCTTGCCGGACGTGACCGGCCCCGACGAGGCGCTCCTGACGGCCCGGCGGGCGCGCGAGGCCATCGAGACGCCCCTCGTGCTGGGGGAGCAGGTCGCCCGGGTCAGCGCCTCGACCGGGGTGAGCTTTTCCCTCGGCGGTGGGGACCTCGTCGCCCTGTACCGCGAGGCGGACGAGGCGATGTACCACGCCAAGCGGGGCGGCAAGGCCCGCGAGCATCTGTCCACCGCCCCCCTGCCCGACTCTCACCTGCCCGGCGCGCTGCCGACCTGA
- a CDS encoding ATP-binding protein, producing MLCTLGGLRLQDSPRQQPKLLLLLAYLSLEGPKERAHLHHLFWPNAADAANSLRVALRRLRAGAPGSFTAQGARVAACVPTDAHELLAASEAGEPGRVVELYRGRFLEGLDLEDPSAELEEWVYRTREVLAARVRVALLALGEAAASRGQGGLAVRHAETAYLLPGAPEPEAEELRRLYLLLRPGHSPYAAEVRREAERYGVTLPLVTEEARRPEAAPSPPPALPPVRSQLPTFGTSFVGREDEVREIERLMLDPACRLLTVVGLGGMGKTRLAVQAAGTLRESGAFPDGVVCVNLAPVTSPANLISAVAEALGLFLGGPEDPLRQVARLLAPLRLLLVLDNFEHLVGMTGGLVTLLEACPHLKLLVTSRERLNVQEEWVLPLEGLSPTDRHASGEDHPGVRLFAVRARRSGQGFALTPQTLPDVLELCRLVHGSPLAIELAATWTRVLPVNELLAELRRGLDFLTDANGRGPARHASLRVVFEHSWRLLGEREQAVLARLSVFRSPFRRGAAAEVAGASLPLLAALIDKSLLLPVPGARYGRHPLLYDYTAEKLAGHPAEQAEVQEAHARYFLRLLAGSEGALAGPGQRAALRELEADFENLRAAWEWAAAQGEFASLRGAAHALRVFFARTGRYREGIEFLAAAVRDLEARPGGDPATLGELLIHQAELALNLGAVAEAGALAGRGLDLAGGASPWARMAGLGALGVVERRRGRYGEARGYWEGALRLAEAQGSPEASRLWNLLGIAEQWLGHHERAEHCYGQALHLSRERGHLTETARVLNNLGGLLILSGRLEEARGVLEQGLATARELASPVEVTYFLNNLALVTGQLGHFPQAETYAGEALTLAQATERGPVVAEVLETLGRIKLAQGHLAEARALFVRSLSAAWPTREWPLLLQDLEGMAQISVREHQDARAAFLLRLVIGHPASAGRLAAQARAALSGLDLSADGEPEGADAEDEDVEERLLATVREIVAQPEESPALPRWG from the coding sequence ATGTTGTGCACCCTGGGCGGACTCAGGCTGCAAGACAGCCCCCGGCAACAGCCCAAACTCCTGTTGTTGCTGGCCTACCTGTCCCTCGAAGGCCCCAAGGAGCGGGCGCACCTCCACCACCTCTTCTGGCCGAACGCCGCCGACGCCGCCAACAGCCTGCGGGTGGCCCTCAGGCGCCTGCGGGCGGGGGCGCCGGGCAGCTTCACGGCCCAGGGGGCGCGGGTCGCCGCCTGCGTGCCCACCGACGCCCACGAGCTGCTCGCGGCCTCCGAGGCGGGGGAGCCGGGGCGGGTGGTCGAGCTGTACCGGGGCCGCTTTCTGGAGGGCCTCGACCTCGAGGACCCGAGCGCCGAGCTGGAGGAGTGGGTCTACCGCACGCGCGAGGTGCTGGCCGCGCGGGTGCGGGTCGCCCTCCTCGCGCTGGGGGAGGCGGCGGCCTCACGCGGGCAGGGGGGCCTCGCCGTGCGCCACGCCGAGACCGCCTACCTGCTGCCCGGCGCCCCCGAGCCCGAGGCCGAGGAGCTGCGGCGGCTGTACCTCCTGCTGCGGCCCGGTCACAGCCCCTACGCGGCGGAGGTGCGGCGCGAGGCCGAGCGCTACGGCGTCACCCTGCCCCTCGTCACGGAGGAGGCGCGGCGTCCGGAGGCGGCCCCTTCGCCCCCGCCCGCGCTGCCCCCAGTGCGCTCGCAGCTTCCGACCTTCGGCACCTCGTTCGTGGGCCGCGAGGACGAGGTGCGGGAGATAGAGCGCCTGATGCTCGACCCCGCGTGCCGCCTCCTGACGGTGGTGGGCCTGGGCGGCATGGGCAAGACGCGCCTCGCGGTGCAGGCGGCGGGCACCCTGCGGGAGAGCGGCGCCTTCCCCGACGGGGTGGTGTGCGTGAACCTCGCCCCGGTGACGAGCCCGGCGAACCTGATCTCCGCCGTCGCGGAGGCGCTGGGGCTTTTCCTGGGGGGCCCGGAAGACCCCCTGCGGCAGGTGGCCCGCCTCCTCGCGCCGCTGCGGCTGCTGCTCGTGCTCGACAACTTCGAGCACCTCGTCGGGATGACGGGGGGGCTCGTCACCCTCCTCGAAGCCTGCCCGCACCTCAAGCTCCTCGTCACGTCGCGCGAGCGGCTCAACGTGCAGGAGGAGTGGGTGCTGCCGCTGGAGGGGCTCTCTCCCACAGACCGCCACGCGTCCGGGGAGGACCACCCCGGGGTGCGGCTTTTCGCCGTGCGCGCCCGGCGCAGCGGGCAGGGGTTTGCCCTCACGCCCCAGACCCTGCCCGACGTGCTGGAGCTGTGCCGTCTCGTCCACGGCTCGCCGCTCGCCATCGAACTCGCGGCGACCTGGACGCGGGTGCTGCCGGTGAATGAACTGCTCGCGGAGTTGCGGCGCGGGCTCGACTTCCTGACCGACGCGAATGGGCGCGGCCCCGCGCGGCACGCCAGCCTGCGGGTGGTGTTCGAGCACTCGTGGCGGCTGCTGGGCGAGCGCGAACAGGCGGTGCTCGCGCGGCTCTCGGTTTTCCGCAGCCCCTTCCGGCGGGGGGCCGCCGCCGAGGTGGCCGGGGCCTCCCTGCCGCTCCTCGCCGCGCTGATCGACAAGTCGCTGCTGCTTCCGGTCCCCGGAGCCCGCTACGGTCGCCATCCCCTGCTCTACGACTACACCGCCGAGAAGCTCGCGGGGCACCCCGCCGAGCAGGCCGAGGTGCAGGAGGCGCACGCCCGTTATTTCCTGCGGCTGCTCGCCGGGTCGGAGGGGGCCCTCGCCGGGCCGGGGCAGCGCGCGGCCCTGCGGGAACTGGAGGCGGACTTCGAGAACCTGCGCGCCGCCTGGGAGTGGGCCGCCGCTCAGGGCGAGTTCGCCTCCCTGCGGGGGGCCGCCCACGCGCTGAGGGTCTTCTTCGCCCGCACGGGCCGCTACCGCGAGGGCATCGAGTTCCTGGCGGCGGCGGTCCGGGACCTGGAGGCCCGCCCGGGCGGCGACCCGGCGACGCTGGGCGAACTCCTCATCCACCAGGCCGAACTCGCCCTGAACCTGGGCGCCGTGGCGGAGGCGGGCGCGCTCGCCGGGCGCGGCCTGGACCTCGCGGGGGGCGCCTCCCCGTGGGCGAGGATGGCCGGGCTGGGCGCCCTGGGCGTGGTCGAGCGGCGGCGCGGGCGCTACGGCGAGGCCCGGGGGTACTGGGAAGGGGCCCTGAGGCTGGCCGAGGCGCAGGGAAGCCCCGAGGCCTCCCGCCTGTGGAACCTGCTGGGCATCGCCGAGCAGTGGCTGGGCCACCACGAGCGGGCCGAGCACTGCTACGGACAGGCCCTGCACCTCAGCCGCGAGCGCGGGCACCTGACGGAGACGGCGCGGGTGCTCAACAACCTGGGGGGGCTCCTGATCCTCAGCGGGCGGTTGGAGGAGGCGCGGGGGGTGCTGGAGCAGGGACTCGCCACCGCCCGCGAACTGGCCTCCCCGGTGGAGGTGACCTACTTCCTGAACAACCTGGCGCTCGTGACCGGCCAGCTCGGGCACTTCCCCCAGGCCGAGACCTACGCGGGGGAGGCGCTGACCCTCGCACAGGCCACCGAGCGCGGGCCGGTCGTGGCCGAGGTGTTAGAAACCCTGGGCCGGATCAAGCTCGCCCAGGGCCACCTCGCCGAGGCGCGGGCCCTGTTCGTGCGCAGCCTGAGCGCGGCGTGGCCGACCCGGGAGTGGCCCCTGCTGCTGCAAGACCTGGAGGGCATGGCGCAGATCAGCGTCCGCGAGCACCAAGACGCCCGGGCCGCCTTCCTGCTGCGCCTCGTGATCGGGCACCCCGCCTCCGCCGGACGGCTCGCCGCCCAGGCCCGGGCCGCGCTCTCGGGTCTCGACCTGTCCGCCGACGGGGAGCCGGAGGGGGCGGACGCCGAAGACGAGGACGTCGAAGAACGCCTCCTGGCGACCGTTCGGGAGATCGTCGCCCAGCCCGAGGAGAGCCCCGCCCTGCCGCGTTGGGGCTGA